CCGGCGGCCGAGGTTTATCCCGGCCGCCTCCCCCAACGCATCCAGATCACCCGGAGATACAATATCGGGGACAGACTTTAGGGCGTTTCTCAGGGTCTTCCTCCGGTTGTTGAACGCCGCCCGGACTATCGCCTTGAATATCTTTAGGTCGCCCGCGTCGCAGAGTTGGTTTTCGCGGACTTTAAATAGTACCACGGCGGAGTCCACCTTCGGAACCGGGTGGAAGTTCCCCCTGCCGACCTTAAATTCCTGCGTTATGTCGCACTGAAGCGTCGCCATGACGGTCAACGCCCCGTATTTTTTCGTTCCGGGCACAGCCGTCAGCCTCTCTGCCACCTCCCTCTGGAGCATCAGGACGAACCTGTCGATACGCGCTCCCGCCTCCAGCAGCCTGAATATCATCTCGGTGGAGATATTGTAGGGGAGGTTCGCCACGACAACAAGC
Above is a genomic segment from Candidatus Zymogenus saltonus containing:
- the rsmA gene encoding ribosomal RNA small subunit methyltransferase A, which produces MKAGSLKRTLRDSGIFPYKGRGQHFLVQGAIAGRIVDTAMVGGNDTIVEIGPGTGVLTQLLVSRAKRLIAIESDRKLAELVSERFTEEIGRGEMEVVLYDALKYDFAALGERIGGKLVVVANLPYNISTEMIFRLLEAGARIDRFVLMLQREVAERLTAVPGTKKYGALTVMATLQCDITQEFKVGRGNFHPVPKVDSAVVLFKVRENQLCDAGDLKIFKAIVRAAFNNRRKTLRNALKSVPDIVSPGDLDALGEAAGINLGRRGETLSVEEFGALSRAVRELAFRSK